The Acidobacteriota bacterium genomic interval ACCTGATCGAGAGAGCCAGCGCCATCGACTACAACTCCACTTCTTCGCCCAGAGTGATGGTGGACCCACACCCGGTGGAGCTGGCCCGGGAGCGCCGGACCAGGCTCCTGACCGCCGACTTTGGCCCGGGGGACCTGGTTGTCTTCGGCATGCATACCCTGCACGGATCCCTGGACAATCGGTCGCGGGCCGGACGGGTGCGGCTCTCCTGTGACATTCGCTTTCAGCCGGCCGCCGATCCCCTGGACGACCGCTACTTCGGTCCCGACCCCAAGGGGACCACCGGCATCGGTTACGGCGAGTTGAACAGCGCCAAACCCCTGACCTTGCCCTGGCACATGCGCTGAAACCGCCCCCATGCCACTGGCGGCAGCCCATGCAAGACACCATGAGCGTCCCCTTCCCTTTCCCAAGATGCGCTTCCGCCCTGCTCCTGCTGGCCACTTGTCTGGTCACTTCGAGCTGGGCCGAGGACTGGCCCGAATGGCGGGGCAAGGGACGGTTGGGCGTCTGGCTCGAAGATGGCATTCTGGAGCGATTTCCCCCGTCGGGCCTGCAAGTGCAATGGCGGGAGTCCCTGGGTAGCGGCTACGCCGGGCCCGCCGTGGCCGAGGGGCGCGTCTTCGTGCTGGATTTTCTGGCGGAAACCGCCCGCCAGGGAACCGAACGCGTGTTGGCGCTGGACGAGAAGAGCGGCCGCCAACTCTGGAGCCGCTCCTGGAAGGCGGACTACACCGGGCTTTCGGGAAGCTATGCCATCGGGCCCCGGGCCACACCCACCGTGGACGGCAGTCGAGTCTATGTCCTGGGAGCCAAGGGCGCGCTCTATTGCCTCCGCACCGACAACGGCGAGATCGTGTGGCAAAAGGACTTCGTGCGGGATTATGGAACCGAGGTCCCCGTCTGGGGCATGGTGGGAGCTCCCCTGGTGGACGGGCCTCGCCTGATCGCCGTGGTGGGCGGGCAGGACGGAGCCAAGGTGGTGGCCTTCGACAAGAAGAACGGCCGGGAGCTCTGGCGAGCGCTGCCTTCGGACTCGGAACCCGGGTACGCCCCCCCGATCCTCATCTCGGCCGGCGGACGCCGGCAACTGATCCTCTGGCACCCCAAGGCGGTGAGCGCGCTCGATCCCGCGACGGGCGAGGTCCTCTGGCAACAACCCTTTCGGTCCGACAAGGGGCTGTCGGTGGCCACCCCCGTGTTCAGCGGCTCGCGACTCCTGGTCAGCGCTTTCGTGAACGGGTCCATGATGCTGGAGCTGGACCGCCAGCCCCCGGCAGCCCGACTGCTCTGGCGAGGCAAGAGCGACAGCGAAATCGACACCGACACGCTCCACTCCCTCATCAGCACGCCGGTGATCGACGGGGACACCCTTTATGGGGTTTGCAGCTACGGACACCTCAGGGGGCTGAGCGCCAGCACCGGCAAGCGGCTGTGGGAAACACTGGAGGTGACGGGGGAAAAGGCGCGCTGGGCCACGGCCTTTCTGGTTCGCCACCAGGATCGATACTTCATCTCCAACGACCGGGGCGAGCTGATCATCGCCAGGCTGTCGCCTTCAGGCTACCGTGAGATCGACCGGACCCACCTGATCGCTCCCACCTCCCGCGGGGGAATCGGCCGGCGCCAGGCCGGCGCCGTCAACTGGTCCCACCCTGCCTACGCCAACCGCCACATCTTCGCCCGCAACGACCGGGAGATCCTTCGCGCCTCCCTGGCACGGACCGCCGCGGCGGCGGAGTGAACTGTCAGATCATCAATTTTGGTCGTTCTTGGTGCCCCTTCGTCGTTCTTCGTTTCCCTTGGTGGAAATCTCCTTTGTCTCGGCGTGGGTCCGCTTGGCGGATCTTGCTGTCCTCCGGACGGCCTTACCACTTCCAGGTTTCACGGACGGCCGGGTTGGCCACCGCCGCGGCCGGCCACCCCCCGCGATAGAGCTCCACGATGTTCCGGGCCGCATCCACGGCCATGGCCTCCACCGATCGGGTGTCGATGCCGGCCGTGTGATCGCTGACCAGGACGTTGTCGAGTTCCAGCAAGGGATGGTCCCCCTGGATGGGCTCCTGCACGAAAACGTCCAGTCCGGCCCCGCCCAGGTGGCCGCTCTTCAATGCATCCACCAGGTCCTCCTCTACCACCAGCCCGCCGCGGGAGGTGTTGACCAGAAGGGCTCCCGGCTTCATCCGCGAAAGGGTCCGGCGGTTGATCAGCCCGCGGGTCTCTTCGGTCAGGGGTACGTGCAGCGTCACGTAGTCGGAACGGGCCAGCAAGGTGTCCAGGTCGACCAGCTCAATTCCGTGCCTTTGAGCGAACTCCCGATCCGGATAGGCTTCGTGGGCCAGCAGCCGCATGCGGAAGGCCTCGGCTCTCACGGCCACGCTCCGCCCGATGCGTCCCAGCCCAACCAGGCCCAGGGTCTTTTCCCGAAGCGGCAGCGAGCACCTTCGCTCCCAGAGGCCCCGGTGGATTTCGTCGTTCCTCTGCACCAGAAAACGGCTCACCGCCAGCAGCAGCGCCACCGCATGCTCGGCCACCGCCTCGTGATTGGCCGAGGGGGTGATGGCGACGACCGCGTTGCTGCCGGTCACCGCCTCCAGATCGACGCGGTCGACCCCCACTCCCCAGCGGGAGATCACTCTCAGATCGGGCAGGGCGGCCATCACCCGCCGGCTGTAGGGCTCTCCACCGGCAATAGTGGCCGAGATCCCCTGCAGCACGCGGATGTTTTCCTCCTCGTCGGTGATGTCCGGCCTGGGAGGGAAACGGACCTCCAGCCCGGCCTCGCGCAGCAGTTTCACATGGGGGCCGTTGGGGTCTTGCAGAAACTGGATGAAGATCATGACGCTGGGCACAGGGTAACCTCCTGGAATTGAAGCAACTGGCGGATTTCCGTATTATGGCACGGTGCGCTCGACCGGGAACGAAAACTGGTTTCCGAGGCGACACCGGCCTTGCGCTGCCCCGGACGCCGTCAAATAAACCCCGTTGGGGTGCTGACGTCAAGCCATAGCGGCGGCGCTGAAGGGCTGGAGCACA includes:
- a CDS encoding phosphoglycerate dehydrogenase; protein product: MPSVMIFIQFLQDPNGPHVKLLREAGLEVRFPPRPDITDEEENIRVLQGISATIAGGEPYSRRVMAALPDLRVISRWGVGVDRVDLEAVTGSNAVVAITPSANHEAVAEHAVALLLAVSRFLVQRNDEIHRGLWERRCSLPLREKTLGLVGLGRIGRSVAVRAEAFRMRLLAHEAYPDREFAQRHGIELVDLDTLLARSDYVTLHVPLTEETRGLINRRTLSRMKPGALLVNTSRGGLVVEEDLVDALKSGHLGGAGLDVFVQEPIQGDHPLLELDNVLVSDHTAGIDTRSVEAMAVDAARNIVELYRGGWPAAAVANPAVRETWKW
- a CDS encoding PQQ-like beta-propeller repeat protein, translated to MQDTMSVPFPFPRCASALLLLATCLVTSSWAEDWPEWRGKGRLGVWLEDGILERFPPSGLQVQWRESLGSGYAGPAVAEGRVFVLDFLAETARQGTERVLALDEKSGRQLWSRSWKADYTGLSGSYAIGPRATPTVDGSRVYVLGAKGALYCLRTDNGEIVWQKDFVRDYGTEVPVWGMVGAPLVDGPRLIAVVGGQDGAKVVAFDKKNGRELWRALPSDSEPGYAPPILISAGGRRQLILWHPKAVSALDPATGEVLWQQPFRSDKGLSVATPVFSGSRLLVSAFVNGSMMLELDRQPPAARLLWRGKSDSEIDTDTLHSLISTPVIDGDTLYGVCSYGHLRGLSASTGKRLWETLEVTGEKARWATAFLVRHQDRYFISNDRGELIIARLSPSGYREIDRTHLIAPTSRGGIGRRQAGAVNWSHPAYANRHIFARNDREILRASLARTAAAAE